A genome region from Hypnocyclicus thermotrophus includes the following:
- a CDS encoding MarC family protein, with product MFRIIIENYLKLFFILTPFFILSTFLSLTSKWTKHDRKALAVKVTIAITITTVILLIAGNAIFKLFGITVDSFRVGAGILLLLSSINLVKGNIETPNTETEDIAVVPLAIPVAVGPATVGTLLVMGAEITKYSEKILLFISLILSIVSLGILLYISNIIEKLLKQKGLNILIKLTGLILSAMSAQMILVGVANFLK from the coding sequence GTGTTTAGAATTATAATTGAAAATTACTTAAAATTGTTTTTTATATTAACACCTTTTTTTATTTTATCAACTTTTTTATCACTAACAAGTAAATGGACTAAACATGATAGAAAAGCATTAGCAGTAAAAGTAACAATAGCAATAACTATAACTACAGTTATTTTATTAATTGCAGGAAATGCAATATTTAAATTATTTGGAATAACAGTAGATTCATTTAGAGTAGGAGCTGGAATACTTCTTTTATTATCTTCAATTAATTTAGTAAAGGGAAATATAGAAACTCCAAATACAGAAACAGAAGATATAGCAGTAGTACCGTTAGCTATTCCAGTAGCAGTAGGGCCTGCTACTGTAGGAACTTTACTTGTAATGGGAGCAGAAATTACAAAATATAGTGAAAAAATATTATTATTTATATCATTGATTTTATCAATTGTATCATTAGGAATATTATTATATATAAGTAATATAATAGAGAAGTTATTAAAGCAAAAAGGATTAAATATATTAATAAAACTTACAGGACTTATTTTATCAGCTATGTCAGCACAAATGATTTTAGTAGGAGTAGCAAATTTTTTAAAATAA
- the accB gene encoding acetyl-CoA carboxylase biotin carboxyl carrier protein, producing the protein MKITVENLKELAKSVEKNNISEFILETEEAKVILKRGSSEVVKTVVPQKVEYVEEVTNYDLETEEILDQDNENYDEIISPMVGTFYKAPSPGAAPFVKEGDIVKEGDTLCIVEAMKLMNEVKSNISGKIVKILIEDGQAVKKGDKLFLIEAK; encoded by the coding sequence ATGAAAATTACTGTTGAAAATTTAAAAGAACTAGCTAAAAGTGTGGAAAAAAATAATATTTCTGAATTTATTCTAGAAACAGAGGAAGCAAAAGTAATATTAAAAAGAGGTAGTTCTGAGGTAGTAAAGACAGTTGTACCACAGAAAGTTGAATATGTAGAAGAAGTCACAAATTATGACCTAGAAACAGAAGAAATACTTGATCAAGATAATGAAAATTATGATGAAATAATATCTCCAATGGTAGGAACTTTTTATAAAGCACCTTCTCCAGGAGCAGCACCATTTGTAAAAGAGGGGGATATAGTAAAAGAAGGCGATACACTTTGTATTGTTGAAGCCATGAAACTAATGAATGAAGTAAAATCAAATATATCAGGAAAAATAGTAAAAATTCTTATAGAAGATGGACAAGCAGTAAAAAAAGGAGATAAGCTATTTTTAATTGAGGCAAAATAA
- a CDS encoding ACT domain-containing protein: protein MKNKKEYFIVDREILPTSIQKVIEVNDLIQSERISKYEAIQRVGISRSTYYKYKDYIRPFFESGRDTVFNLYLLMDDHPGILSKILDAIAESNLNILTIIQNIPIDNLAAATISLQAREEKLRDIEITLEEIRGIKGVKDLRIIGNN from the coding sequence ATGAAAAATAAAAAAGAATATTTTATTGTAGATAGAGAGATACTTCCTACTTCTATTCAAAAAGTTATAGAAGTAAATGATCTTATTCAAAGTGAAAGAATATCTAAATATGAAGCTATTCAAAGAGTTGGTATAAGTAGAAGTACGTATTATAAATATAAAGATTATATTAGACCATTTTTTGAAAGTGGAAGAGATACAGTTTTTAATCTTTATTTACTTATGGATGATCATCCAGGTATTTTATCAAAAATACTTGATGCAATAGCAGAATCAAATTTGAATATTTTAACAATTATTCAAAATATACCAATAGACAATCTAGCAGCTGCCACTATATCTCTACAAGCAAGAGAGGAAAAACTTCGTGATATTGAAATAACTCTTGAAGAAATAAGAGGTATAAAAGGAGTGAAAGATTTAAGGATAATTGGAAATAACTAA
- the ychF gene encoding redox-regulated ATPase YchF has translation MIGIGIVGLPNVGKSTLFNAITKAGAAEAANYPFCTIEPNVGMVTVPDERMEELAKIINPQRVVNATVEFVDIAGLVKGASKGEGLGNQFLSNIRNTAAICQVVRCFDDGNVVHVDGSVDPIRDIEVINTELILSDLEAVERAITKYGKLVRAKNKEALQIMPILEKCKNHLENFQLLKTLELTEEEYNLIKVYQFLTLKPMMFAANVSEDDLATGNKYVDKVKEYAKALNSEVVIVSAKVEAELAEMEEEDKQMFLEELGVEEAGLNRLIKAGYKLLGLQTYFTAGVKEVRAWTIKIGATAPKAASEIHTDFEKGFIRAKVVAYDDFIKNKGWKGAQEAGVLRIEGKEYIVQDGDLMEFLFNV, from the coding sequence ATGATAGGTATTGGAATAGTTGGATTGCCCAATGTAGGAAAATCAACACTTTTTAACGCAATAACAAAAGCTGGAGCAGCAGAAGCTGCAAATTATCCATTTTGTACAATAGAGCCCAATGTAGGAATGGTAACTGTACCTGATGAAAGAATGGAAGAATTAGCTAAAATTATAAATCCACAAAGAGTAGTAAATGCAACAGTTGAGTTTGTAGATATAGCAGGACTTGTAAAAGGTGCATCAAAAGGAGAAGGACTAGGAAATCAGTTTTTAAGTAATATAAGAAATACTGCTGCAATTTGTCAAGTTGTAAGATGTTTTGATGATGGAAATGTAGTACATGTAGATGGAAGTGTAGATCCTATTAGAGATATAGAAGTAATAAACACAGAATTGATATTATCTGATTTAGAGGCTGTAGAAAGAGCAATTACTAAATATGGTAAATTAGTAAGAGCTAAAAATAAAGAAGCACTTCAAATAATGCCAATATTAGAAAAATGTAAAAATCATTTAGAAAATTTTCAGTTATTAAAAACACTTGAATTAACAGAAGAAGAATATAATTTAATAAAAGTATATCAATTTTTAACTTTAAAGCCAATGATGTTTGCTGCCAATGTATCAGAAGATGACTTAGCTACTGGAAATAAATATGTAGATAAAGTAAAAGAATATGCAAAAGCTCTGAATTCAGAGGTAGTTATAGTATCTGCAAAAGTAGAAGCAGAATTAGCAGAAATGGAAGAAGAAGATAAACAAATGTTTTTAGAAGAATTAGGAGTAGAAGAAGCAGGACTTAATAGACTAATAAAAGCAGGATATAAACTTTTAGGACTTCAAACATATTTTACAGCAGGAGTAAAAGAAGTGAGAGCATGGACTATAAAAATAGGTGCAACAGCTCCAAAAGCGGCTTCAGAAATACATACAGATTTTGAAAAAGGTTTTATTAGGGCAAAAGTAGTAGCATATGATGATTTTATAAAAAATAAAGGTTGGAAAGGAGCTCAAGAAGCAGGAGTTCTTAGAATAGAAGGAAAAGAATACATTGTACAAGATGGAGATTTAATGGAATTTTTATTTAATGTATAA
- the csrA gene encoding carbon storage regulator CsrA, with product MLVLSRKKNESIIIGDDIEVIVVDIKGDQVKLGIKAPRSVSVHRAEVYEEIQAENRKAAETPKEISGLSGLFNKFKKK from the coding sequence ATGTTAGTATTATCAAGGAAAAAAAATGAGAGTATAATTATAGGTGACGATATAGAAGTAATTGTAGTAGATATAAAGGGAGATCAAGTAAAATTAGGTATAAAAGCTCCAAGAAGTGTAAGTGTACACAGAGCAGAAGTTTATGAGGAAATTCAAGCAGAAAATAGAAAAGCAGCAGAAACACCAAAAGAAATATCAGGATTATCAGGACTGTTTAATAAATTTAAAAAGAAATAA